The following are encoded in a window of Roseivirga misakiensis genomic DNA:
- a CDS encoding energy transducer TonB, whose translation MSKPRKDQPLKKPRYRGGDAALRKFVDGHLVYPPEALAARIEGDVEVAYDVDGLGRVKQIEVIQSLGYGCDEEVVRLVRLLKFEKAFNKGRTVTSHKKLKVNFKLPQKPVKNVTINYSITTSKKEVEQKKEKTLGYKINY comes from the coding sequence ATGTCTAAACCAAGAAAAGACCAGCCTTTAAAAAAGCCCCGCTATCGTGGGGGAGATGCAGCGCTCAGGAAATTTGTTGATGGACATTTGGTTTATCCTCCTGAAGCCTTAGCTGCGCGTATAGAAGGTGATGTTGAGGTTGCTTATGATGTTGATGGATTAGGCAGAGTGAAGCAAATTGAAGTTATCCAGTCTTTGGGTTATGGGTGCGATGAAGAGGTTGTAAGACTTGTAAGACTGTTAAAATTCGAAAAGGCATTTAACAAAGGCCGAACTGTTACAAGTCATAAAAAGCTAAAGGTCAACTTTAAGTTACCGCAAAAGCCCGTTAAAAACGTAACCATTAATTATAGTATTACTACTTCCAAGAAAGAAGTTGAGCAGAAAAAGGAAAAGACGCTTGGCTACAAGATCAATTATTAA
- a CDS encoding VPS10 domain-containing protein, producing the protein MIRTLNKIRSIALCGLIVALGLSEAIAQQIPSQVVESIKFREIGPTRQGGRYVDFAVVDKAPKVIYAATASGGLWKTINNGQSWKSIFDNENIISLGAVAVDQRDTSIVWAGSGEANNSRSSYWGNGIYKSTDGGKSWKNMGLPESHHIGRILIDPKNSNVVYVAALGHLYSDNPERGLYKTTNGGKTWKKVLEVKKADGKYIGVVDMAMSPTDPNTLIAAAYDKIRSPWTFNEGGEGSGIYKSTNGGRTWTKLEGGLPGGFLGRIGVAYAPGNANVLYANIENVNVDGISVEERRRMLEVGIPLKRGQRVKGVEMYRSSDGGKTWSKISPDGVDIGGAPSYYYQQVRVDPNDEDHVYVIGIRVWETKDAGKNWGTAFRFGGDNHAMWIDPDDSEHMVLGYDHGMGITYDAGKTWYHPDEIPLAQFYAVDVDMDYPYNVYGGLQDNGSVKGPSSMKDGSAINFEQWARVGGGDGMYNVVDRTNNRFLYNESQFGPLRRLDMKTGESRAIRYNDRSLRWNWNSPIVVSQHNSNVIYHAANKVLKSNYRGENWQVISGDLSNDDAIKAAGTGNIQYGTITTLEESPLDEDELWAGTDDGNVHVTTDGGKKWTNLNDNIPNNPKYWVTRIEASSHYPGTAYVSFNGMRRDQFGAYLYKTTDQGKTWTSIANGLPAEPVNVIREDHKNPNLLFVGTELGVYASIDGGANWTKFMTNMPTNPAYDMVIHPRENDLVVATHGRGIFIADISPLQGMNSSMMNSAALFDITPAVQFNRGLRNVAAYTNFNGESKQPGSHMYFYSPSGGEAKLTIYSGSREVYKMDIDAKAGLNHQIWPFVKIVGERSETQLKNLANRYKRFGMSDEDIAAQMKNMKYMTGPVGPGTYKVVLEIDGKSMTKDAVVMKDHWSGN; encoded by the coding sequence ATGATTAGAACACTCAACAAAATTAGATCAATTGCTTTATGCGGCTTAATAGTAGCGCTTGGGCTTTCTGAGGCAATTGCCCAGCAAATACCTTCGCAAGTCGTGGAAAGTATTAAGTTTCGTGAAATTGGACCGACTCGCCAAGGTGGTCGATATGTAGATTTTGCGGTAGTAGACAAAGCACCAAAAGTTATTTACGCTGCAACAGCGTCAGGAGGACTTTGGAAAACTATCAACAATGGTCAATCATGGAAGTCCATTTTTGATAATGAAAATATTATCTCTCTAGGCGCTGTGGCCGTAGATCAAAGAGATACGAGTATAGTGTGGGCTGGTTCAGGTGAAGCAAACAACTCAAGAAGTTCATACTGGGGCAATGGTATCTATAAATCGACGGATGGCGGTAAGTCTTGGAAGAATATGGGGCTACCTGAGTCACACCATATCGGTCGAATTCTTATCGATCCAAAAAACTCTAACGTAGTATATGTAGCCGCTTTGGGTCATTTATACTCTGATAATCCAGAAAGAGGGCTTTACAAAACTACCAATGGCGGTAAGACATGGAAAAAAGTCTTAGAAGTGAAGAAAGCCGATGGAAAATACATTGGCGTGGTTGATATGGCCATGAGCCCTACCGATCCAAATACACTAATAGCTGCTGCTTACGATAAAATCCGTTCCCCCTGGACCTTCAACGAAGGTGGAGAAGGCAGTGGAATTTATAAAAGTACTAATGGTGGCCGTACATGGACTAAGTTAGAAGGCGGCTTACCAGGTGGTTTCCTAGGAAGAATTGGAGTGGCATATGCACCGGGTAACGCAAACGTGCTTTACGCCAACATAGAAAACGTCAATGTAGACGGTATTTCTGTTGAAGAAAGAAGAAGAATGCTAGAAGTGGGTATTCCACTAAAAAGAGGTCAGCGCGTTAAAGGTGTAGAAATGTACCGTTCTAGCGATGGTGGCAAAACTTGGAGTAAAATTAGCCCTGATGGGGTCGATATTGGAGGTGCACCTTCATATTATTATCAACAAGTAAGAGTTGATCCGAATGACGAAGACCATGTCTATGTTATCGGTATTAGGGTTTGGGAAACAAAAGACGCTGGTAAAAACTGGGGTACTGCTTTCCGCTTTGGAGGCGATAACCACGCGATGTGGATCGATCCAGACGATTCTGAACATATGGTCTTAGGTTATGACCACGGTATGGGCATTACTTATGATGCTGGTAAAACGTGGTATCATCCAGATGAAATTCCTTTAGCACAGTTCTATGCAGTAGATGTCGACATGGACTACCCATATAATGTATATGGCGGTTTACAAGACAATGGTTCAGTAAAAGGACCAAGTAGCATGAAAGACGGTAGTGCCATAAACTTTGAGCAGTGGGCTCGTGTAGGTGGCGGCGACGGTATGTACAATGTTGTGGACAGAACAAACAATAGATTCCTCTATAACGAATCCCAGTTTGGACCATTGAGACGACTAGATATGAAAACTGGCGAATCAAGGGCTATCAGATACAATGACAGAAGCCTTCGGTGGAACTGGAACTCTCCTATTGTAGTCTCACAGCATAACTCAAATGTTATTTATCATGCGGCAAACAAAGTATTAAAGTCTAATTACCGCGGAGAAAACTGGCAAGTAATCAGTGGGGACCTTAGTAATGACGACGCAATCAAAGCGGCTGGTACTGGTAATATTCAGTATGGTACGATTACTACACTAGAAGAATCACCACTAGATGAGGATGAGCTTTGGGCAGGTACAGACGATGGCAACGTTCATGTTACTACGGATGGTGGTAAGAAATGGACTAACCTAAACGATAACATACCTAACAACCCTAAATACTGGGTAACTCGAATTGAAGCTTCATCACACTACCCGGGAACAGCATATGTTAGTTTCAACGGTATGAGAAGAGATCAGTTTGGCGCTTACTTATACAAGACTACCGATCAAGGTAAAACTTGGACTTCTATCGCCAATGGACTTCCCGCTGAGCCTGTGAATGTAATCCGAGAAGATCACAAAAACCCAAATCTTCTTTTTGTAGGTACTGAGTTAGGCGTGTATGCTAGTATAGATGGTGGTGCTAATTGGACCAAGTTCATGACCAATATGCCAACTAACCCTGCCTACGACATGGTGATTCACCCAAGAGAAAATGACTTGGTTGTGGCAACACATGGTCGGGGTATCTTCATTGCAGATATTTCTCCTTTACAAGGCATGAATTCATCTATGATGAATAGTGCAGCATTATTTGACATTACGCCGGCTGTACAGTTCAATAGAGGCTTGAGAAATGTGGCAGCTTATACAAACTTCAATGGCGAGAGCAAACAGCCAGGTTCACACATGTACTTCTATTCGCCTAGCGGTGGAGAAGCTAAATTGACAATCTATAGTGGATCAAGAGAGGTTTATAAAATGGATATTGATGCAAAAGCAGGATTGAATCACCAAATTTGGCCTTTTGTGAAAATTGTGGGCGAAAGATCAGAGACTCAGCTGAAAAACTTAGCCAATCGCTATAAGCGTTTCGGAATGTCTGATGAGGACATTGCTGCACAAATGAAAAACATGAAGTATATGACCGGACCTGTTGGACCTGGTACGTACAAAGTTGTTTTGGAGATTGATGGAAAATCAATGACCAAAGATGCAGTGGTTATGAAAGATCACTGGTCAGGAAACTGA
- a CDS encoding MarR family winged helix-turn-helix transcriptional regulator, with translation MSEDLIKALGYSNLDARLKRISDKMTHSIRAMYKQLDIDWEPNWYLVLILVRDTPNISVMEIANRLKFTHQSIDIMTKKMVNKGYLSTSKDKDDKRKTIFQLTPKAEERLPILTKIWNKGTEAIFELMNEDTTIIKHLEVLETNLEKSSFGERIIQKLND, from the coding sequence ATGAGCGAAGATTTAATAAAGGCTTTAGGCTACTCGAACCTTGATGCCAGGTTAAAAAGAATAAGCGATAAAATGACGCATAGCATCCGTGCTATGTATAAGCAACTAGATATCGATTGGGAACCCAACTGGTATCTTGTCTTAATATTGGTTCGCGATACACCTAATATTTCGGTGATGGAAATTGCGAATCGATTAAAATTCACCCACCAGTCTATTGATATTATGACCAAGAAGATGGTCAATAAAGGATATCTCAGCACATCAAAGGATAAAGACGATAAACGAAAAACCATTTTTCAGCTGACACCAAAAGCCGAAGAGCGACTCCCTATACTGACTAAAATTTGGAATAAGGGTACGGAAGCAATTTTCGAATTAATGAATGAGGACACAACGATCATCAAACACCTAGAAGTACTTGAGACTAACCTCGAAAAATCTTCTTTTGGTGAACGAATTATTCAAAAACTCAACGATTAA
- a CDS encoding OsmC family protein yields MKEHHYQIGLEWTGNKGNGTKDYKSYSRNHSITVSGKYDEILGSSDPSFRGDRDRYNPEELFLSSLSSCHMLWFLHLCATNGINVRSYKDSATGVMEEATNGSGRFRSVTLYPSVIIDQSDKIDKALSLHEEASKMCFIANSCNFKINHTPKVTSE; encoded by the coding sequence ATGAAAGAACATCACTACCAAATCGGTCTAGAATGGACAGGAAATAAAGGAAATGGCACCAAAGATTATAAATCTTACAGCAGAAACCATAGCATTACAGTGTCTGGTAAATATGATGAAATACTAGGCTCTTCCGATCCCTCATTTAGAGGCGACCGAGATCGCTACAACCCAGAAGAGCTCTTTTTATCATCACTTTCGAGTTGTCATATGCTGTGGTTTTTACATTTATGCGCCACAAATGGCATCAATGTAAGGAGCTATAAGGACAGTGCTACTGGTGTAATGGAGGAGGCAACCAACGGCAGCGGCCGATTTAGATCGGTCACGCTGTACCCTTCCGTTATAATTGATCAATCAGATAAAATTGACAAAGCGCTATCACTTCACGAAGAGGCGAGTAAAATGTGTTTCATTGCTAACTCTTGCAACTTTAAAATCAACCACACCCCAAAAGTTACTTCAGAATAA
- a CDS encoding cupin domain-containing protein: MKIEKVNLQAKLDTFQDFWTPKIVGELNNQHVKLAKFKGDFVMHKHEHEDELFFVVSGQLYIELEDQTLSLNPGEFVIIPKGVSHKPYAPEVTSVMLFEPISTINTGNKEGELTVTNLDKI; encoded by the coding sequence ATGAAAATTGAGAAAGTAAACCTTCAAGCCAAACTCGACACATTCCAAGATTTTTGGACACCAAAAATTGTTGGGGAATTAAACAATCAACACGTTAAACTCGCAAAATTCAAAGGTGATTTTGTGATGCATAAACACGAACACGAAGATGAACTATTCTTTGTTGTTTCAGGTCAACTTTACATAGAACTCGAAGACCAAACCCTTTCATTAAATCCAGGTGAGTTTGTCATTATACCTAAAGGTGTTTCTCATAAGCCATATGCTCCAGAAGTAACTAGCGTGATGCTTTTTGAACCAATATCCACCATAAACACAGGAAATAAGGAAGGCGAACTAACGGTGACTAATCTTGACAAAATCTAA
- a CDS encoding VOC family protein, translating into MRYAHTNIVSKNWETLVDFYIKTFECTLVPPTRNQSGKWLEKGTGVKNAELKGAHLRLPGHGPNGPTLEIYQYSKILDHGPIAPNYKGFSHIAFEVDNVSAVLAAVQANGGLAHGEITERVVPEVGKITFVYAKDPEGNLIELQSWD; encoded by the coding sequence ATGAGATACGCCCATACCAATATTGTGAGTAAAAATTGGGAAACACTAGTTGATTTCTATATCAAAACTTTTGAATGTACCCTAGTTCCACCGACTAGAAATCAGTCAGGAAAATGGCTTGAAAAAGGCACAGGGGTAAAAAATGCGGAGTTAAAAGGTGCGCACCTTCGCTTGCCTGGCCATGGTCCAAATGGCCCAACATTGGAGATTTACCAATACTCCAAGATCCTCGATCACGGCCCCATTGCACCAAATTATAAGGGATTTTCTCACATTGCATTTGAAGTTGATAATGTCTCAGCAGTATTAGCGGCTGTTCAAGCAAATGGTGGTCTTGCCCATGGTGAAATTACCGAAAGGGTTGTGCCTGAGGTAGGTAAAATCACCTTTGTTTATGCTAAAGACCCAGAGGGGAATCTCATTGAATTACAAAGCTGGGATTAG
- a CDS encoding flavin monoamine oxidase family protein has protein sequence MTRKEFINMCAILGVGMPIGSSLISCKSDDAPTPIFNGKVIIIGAGAGGLSAGYLLKQQGIEFEIYEASSTFGGRMKINTDFTDFPIPLGAEWLETSTDIFAQIVNDSSVEVDIETFPDDPDRKFINSSWFNFFQTYILPSIADNIVYNTPIQSLDYSQDQVRLTTTNGELTSDKVIVSVPLKILQDGDVSFTPSLPTSKLSAIEGITIWEGFKAFFEFSTKFYDDNRNVSVSPATDGHKLYYNAAFGQNTSKNLLGLFTVGKPALDFINRSGNDLRDYILNELDELYNNQATPNYIQHTTQNWNNEPYIKAGYLSDYADWRQVQQLSSSISNKVYFAGGAYTNGEDWVSVHTAAQSARNAVNELIL, from the coding sequence ATGACGAGAAAAGAATTTATAAATATGTGCGCCATCTTGGGTGTCGGAATGCCCATCGGTAGCTCGTTGATTTCGTGCAAGAGTGATGATGCACCAACACCAATTTTTAATGGAAAAGTGATCATCATCGGAGCTGGCGCCGGAGGACTTTCTGCGGGGTATTTACTCAAACAACAAGGCATTGAATTCGAGATTTATGAGGCTTCATCAACCTTTGGTGGTCGAATGAAAATAAATACTGATTTTACTGACTTTCCCATCCCTTTAGGAGCAGAATGGTTGGAAACCAGTACTGATATATTTGCTCAAATTGTTAATGACTCAAGTGTCGAGGTCGATATTGAAACCTTTCCCGATGATCCAGATAGAAAGTTCATCAATTCATCTTGGTTCAACTTTTTCCAAACATATATCCTACCATCAATTGCAGACAACATAGTTTACAATACTCCGATTCAGTCATTAGATTATTCTCAAGATCAAGTAAGATTGACCACAACCAACGGTGAATTAACCTCAGATAAGGTTATTGTGTCTGTACCGCTGAAAATCCTCCAAGATGGGGATGTCAGTTTCACGCCATCACTACCAACTTCAAAATTAAGTGCCATCGAAGGCATTACGATCTGGGAAGGATTTAAGGCTTTCTTTGAGTTCTCAACTAAGTTTTACGATGACAACAGAAATGTAAGTGTTTCACCAGCCACTGATGGTCACAAGTTATACTATAACGCCGCTTTCGGTCAAAACACCTCCAAAAATTTACTGGGACTATTTACAGTTGGAAAACCCGCTTTGGACTTTATCAACCGAAGTGGAAATGACTTGCGAGATTATATACTGAATGAACTGGATGAACTATATAACAATCAAGCCACACCTAACTACATTCAACATACGACTCAAAACTGGAATAACGAGCCATATATTAAAGCTGGTTATCTCTCCGATTACGCCGATTGGCGTCAAGTACAACAATTGTCATCTTCCATTTCTAATAAGGTGTATTTTGCAGGGGGTGCCTACACAAATGGTGAAGACTGGGTGTCTGTTCACACCGCAGCGCAATCAGCCAGAAATGCCGTAAATGAGTTAATTCTATGA
- a CDS encoding ligase-associated DNA damage response DEXH box helicase: MKNSPKYTFDLSPAENWFTAKGWQAFPFQKKTWQAYLAGKSGLLNAPTGSGKTYAVWLGCVLEAMQSNTPAKGLQIIWVTPLRALAKDICAAMREVNQDLDLGWDIALRTGDTTQAERQRQKRNMPQTIVTTPESIHILLSQKDAKKTFGQVKSVIVDEWHELIGGKRGVQVELALAFMRHLKANPIKTWAISATIGNLEEAAQVLLGDQYETCETIRANVDKKIEIESILPKTVKTLPWAGHLGIHLLPQIVPILENHTSTLMFTNVRSQTEIWYQKMMQNLPEYAGLVAMHHGSLDIAVRQWVEDRLHTGKLKCVVCTSSLDLGVDFRPVDMVIQVGGPKGVARFFQRAGRSGHQPGATSKVYFLPTHSLELIEAAVLKEAIDKKQFESRVPLRKCFDVLVQYLVTLAVGPGFYEKETFDQIKSTHAYEDLTPKEWQWCLEFITTGGRTLSAYDEYSKVEIAPDGQYKVSSRKTAMRHRMSMGTIVSDPMVKVKYQTGSYIGTVEELFIAGLRPGDTFWFAGRSLELIRVKDMTAQVRKSKRKTGPIPRWGGGKASFTSLLSHGLRIKLEDAALGKYVGKEMETIRPLLEKQRELSTIPMSNELLIEQLKSDEGTHFFIYPLEGKYIHEVLAALCAYRISVSQPISFSIASNDYGLELLTDQDINVEDFLELDLFSQENLMDDIYASLNNTEMAKRKFRDIATIAGLIFQGYPGKGITNRHLQASSSMIYKVFEDYDPDNLLMQQANEEVLSLQFEKSRLTEALERINQQEIIVKKLLKPTPLCFPIMVDRFREKFTSERLSDRIEKMQIDFD; this comes from the coding sequence TTGAAAAATTCACCGAAATACACATTCGATTTATCACCTGCCGAAAACTGGTTTACTGCTAAAGGGTGGCAAGCATTCCCATTCCAGAAAAAGACTTGGCAAGCCTATTTAGCTGGCAAAAGCGGTCTTTTAAATGCACCGACTGGAAGCGGTAAGACCTATGCGGTTTGGCTTGGCTGCGTGCTGGAAGCCATGCAATCTAATACACCCGCTAAAGGACTTCAAATTATCTGGGTAACCCCTTTACGTGCTTTAGCTAAGGATATTTGCGCAGCAATGCGTGAAGTAAACCAAGACCTGGACTTAGGATGGGACATTGCACTTAGAACAGGTGACACTACGCAAGCTGAGCGCCAACGACAAAAGCGTAACATGCCACAAACCATTGTCACCACACCAGAAAGTATACATATCCTACTCAGTCAAAAAGACGCCAAGAAAACCTTCGGGCAAGTAAAATCCGTCATAGTAGATGAGTGGCATGAATTAATTGGTGGAAAGCGTGGTGTACAGGTGGAATTAGCCCTGGCTTTTATGCGCCATTTAAAGGCCAACCCAATCAAAACATGGGCTATTTCAGCCACCATTGGTAATTTAGAAGAAGCGGCACAGGTACTTTTAGGCGATCAGTATGAAACTTGTGAAACGATTCGGGCAAATGTAGATAAGAAGATAGAAATAGAGTCTATTCTACCTAAAACAGTCAAAACGCTGCCTTGGGCTGGTCATTTGGGCATACACCTACTACCCCAAATCGTCCCCATTTTAGAAAACCACACCTCTACCCTCATGTTCACTAACGTGAGGTCGCAAACAGAAATCTGGTATCAAAAAATGATGCAGAACCTACCAGAGTATGCTGGGTTAGTCGCTATGCATCATGGATCTTTAGATATCGCTGTGCGACAATGGGTTGAAGATCGGCTGCATACTGGTAAACTAAAATGCGTGGTTTGTACCTCTAGTTTAGACTTGGGTGTTGATTTCAGACCAGTCGATATGGTTATTCAAGTCGGTGGACCCAAAGGTGTTGCACGATTTTTTCAACGTGCTGGTCGTAGCGGTCATCAACCTGGCGCCACCAGTAAAGTTTACTTCTTACCGACCCACTCACTAGAATTAATCGAAGCCGCCGTCCTGAAAGAAGCGATCGACAAGAAACAATTTGAAAGTCGGGTACCCCTTAGAAAATGCTTCGACGTTCTTGTGCAATATCTTGTAACACTGGCTGTTGGGCCTGGTTTTTATGAGAAAGAAACCTTTGACCAAATCAAGTCAACACATGCTTATGAGGATTTAACCCCAAAAGAGTGGCAATGGTGCTTGGAGTTTATTACTACTGGTGGCAGAACTTTAAGCGCCTATGACGAATACTCCAAAGTAGAAATAGCACCTGACGGCCAGTATAAAGTCAGCAGTCGCAAGACCGCCATGCGTCACCGCATGTCGATGGGCACGATTGTTTCCGACCCCATGGTTAAAGTAAAATACCAAACGGGAAGCTATATTGGTACTGTTGAAGAGCTCTTTATTGCGGGACTTAGGCCCGGAGACACTTTTTGGTTTGCTGGGCGAAGTCTTGAGCTAATTCGAGTGAAAGATATGACTGCGCAGGTGAGGAAATCTAAACGCAAAACAGGTCCAATTCCGCGTTGGGGCGGTGGAAAAGCTTCTTTTACCTCACTTTTATCTCATGGCCTCAGGATCAAACTAGAGGATGCTGCCCTAGGAAAGTATGTGGGTAAGGAAATGGAAACAATCCGACCACTTTTGGAGAAGCAAAGGGAGTTATCGACCATCCCCATGTCCAATGAACTACTTATAGAACAGTTAAAATCCGACGAGGGTACCCACTTCTTTATTTACCCTTTAGAAGGCAAATACATTCATGAAGTACTTGCGGCCTTATGCGCTTACAGAATCAGTGTAAGTCAGCCGATTTCCTTCTCTATTGCCTCCAACGATTACGGTTTAGAACTCCTCACCGACCAAGATATCAACGTGGAAGATTTCTTGGAATTAGACCTTTTCTCCCAAGAAAACCTAATGGACGACATTTATGCCAGCTTGAATAATACAGAAATGGCTAAGCGCAAGTTCAGAGATATCGCCACCATAGCCGGGCTCATTTTTCAGGGCTACCCTGGCAAGGGCATTACAAACCGTCACCTTCAGGCTTCTTCTAGTATGATTTATAAGGTATTTGAAGATTATGACCCTGACAACCTGTTAATGCAGCAAGCCAATGAGGAAGTCCTGAGCCTCCAGTTTGAAAAATCGAGACTTACCGAGGCGTTGGAACGGATTAATCAACAAGAAATCATTGTTAAAAAGCTATTGAAGCCTACTCCACTTTGCTTTCCGATAATGGTCGATCGGTTTAGGGAAAAATTTACTTCCGAAAGGCTTTCAGATCGGATTGAGAAAATGCAAATTGACTTTGACTAA
- a CDS encoding LysR family transcriptional regulator: MELKYFRLIKTIAEEGNIANSSDKLFLTQSALSHQLRELEERLGFKVFHRTRNNWNLTKEGAELHKLANELFERIELGFSSIEQIKEGSKGSIRLSAECQSFFHGLPAFVQKMAVLYPEIEIDLSLDGSQSTVSQLLSNEVDVAIVTSAPVSDALFTKKVLEDEIFVIMHQEHKFSDLEFLDVSHFADLNLIINSFPLESVSVYEHFLKPNKIIPRKVTAIPFTEVSLEMVVANMGVVCLPKWSLKSYKLSDELVFKKIGKNGLKRSHYLVVKEEQRNRKHISAFIDNFLEEFTP; this comes from the coding sequence ATGGAACTGAAGTACTTTCGATTGATTAAAACCATAGCAGAAGAGGGTAATATTGCCAATTCCTCCGACAAATTATTTCTTACTCAGTCTGCCCTAAGCCATCAGCTTCGGGAGCTAGAGGAACGGCTTGGTTTTAAGGTGTTTCACAGAACTAGAAATAATTGGAACCTGACCAAAGAAGGGGCTGAGTTGCATAAACTGGCCAACGAACTTTTCGAGAGAATTGAGCTTGGTTTTAGTAGTATAGAACAAATCAAAGAAGGATCGAAAGGAAGTATTCGTTTAAGTGCCGAGTGCCAATCATTTTTTCATGGACTGCCAGCATTCGTTCAGAAAATGGCTGTCCTTTATCCTGAAATTGAAATCGATTTGAGCCTGGATGGTTCCCAAAGCACGGTTTCTCAATTGCTTTCAAATGAAGTGGATGTTGCTATTGTGACTTCGGCACCTGTGTCGGATGCACTTTTCACTAAAAAGGTGTTAGAAGACGAGATTTTTGTGATTATGCATCAGGAACATAAATTCAGTGATTTAGAATTTTTGGATGTTAGTCATTTTGCTGATTTAAACTTGATTATCAATTCATTTCCGTTAGAAAGTGTCTCAGTCTATGAGCACTTTCTTAAGCCCAATAAAATTATCCCTAGAAAAGTCACTGCGATTCCTTTTACTGAAGTTTCATTAGAAATGGTGGTCGCTAATATGGGCGTGGTTTGCTTACCGAAATGGAGCTTGAAATCCTATAAATTATCAGATGAACTTGTCTTCAAAAAGATCGGCAAGAATGGCCTAAAAAGAAGCCACTATTTGGTGGTGAAAGAGGAACAAAGAAATCGAAAACATATCAGCGCGTTCATCGATAATTTCTTGGAGGAATTTACGCCTTAG
- a CDS encoding aspartate/glutamate racemase family protein, with product MKTIGMIGGMSWESSKMYYQYANEYVKENLGGSHSCKCVLVSVDFAEIERYTFAGQWNKIGEMMATCTRQLEAAGADIIILCTNTIHLVSDYIESSTQLPFLHIAAATGQSIRSRELQKVGLIGTKFTMEKDFYTTILTKDFGLDVIVPGADDREIIHDIIYQELVKGKFTGSARNKCTKIIEKLAAQGAEGIIMGCTELPILIPEKHLNIHAIDTTKVHIQKALDWAIS from the coding sequence ATGAAAACGATCGGTATGATTGGAGGAATGAGCTGGGAATCCTCGAAAATGTACTACCAGTATGCCAATGAATATGTAAAAGAAAATCTGGGTGGTTCACATTCCTGTAAATGTGTTTTGGTCTCAGTAGATTTTGCTGAAATTGAGCGATACACTTTTGCGGGTCAGTGGAATAAAATTGGAGAAATGATGGCAACGTGCACCCGGCAATTAGAAGCTGCTGGTGCTGATATCATAATACTTTGTACCAATACCATTCACCTCGTAAGCGATTATATTGAAAGCAGTACACAACTACCATTCCTCCACATTGCCGCCGCCACAGGGCAATCAATAAGGTCAAGAGAACTACAAAAAGTGGGTCTCATAGGAACTAAATTCACCATGGAAAAAGATTTCTATACCACTATCCTAACTAAGGACTTTGGATTGGATGTAATCGTCCCAGGTGCCGATGATCGCGAGATAATCCATGATATTATATATCAAGAACTTGTCAAAGGAAAGTTTACGGGTTCAGCCAGAAATAAGTGTACCAAGATCATTGAAAAGCTTGCTGCTCAAGGCGCTGAGGGAATAATTATGGGTTGTACTGAACTACCGATTCTTATTCCCGAAAAACACCTCAATATTCACGCAATTGACACGACCAAAGTGCACATCCAAAAGGCACTCGATTGGGCGATCAGCTAG